GACTAAGATGCTGCAGGATAAGGGTTATAACATTGCCCGCCGGACAGTAGCAAAATACAGAGAGCAACTAAACATCCCCGTAGCAAGGCTGCGCAAGGAACTATAATTATGGAAGAGCAGAAAGCACCAATTACCTTTTCGTCCGGACTGCGGGCTACAGCACAAGTATTTTCTTATTTGCTGCATCCTTTATTCATACCGCTGCTCATTACGCTGGTGGCTGTGACTGCGCTGCCGGAGTATTTTTCGATCTTTAAATCTGATAGCCGTGTTTTCCCTTTCGACACCTTATATATAAGAGTGGCTGTTTCTACTTTATTGTTTCCTCTGCTGGTAGTGGTACTGGCCAGGCTGCTTGGTTTTGTGGGCAGCATCCGGCTGGAGGTGCAAAGAGACAGGATCATCCCTTATGTGTCCACCATCATCTTTTACTTCTGGACCTTTTATACATTTATCCGCCAGGGCTGGAGCCCTGAATTCCTCAATGCCTTTTTCCTGGGCATTTTTATTGCGGTGATCGTTTCCTTTGTATTGAACAACTTCGCCAAGATCAGCATGCATACCACAGGCTGGGGCGGGGTATTGGGTTTTATGCTTTGCATGATGTGGGGCATGCAGATGAATGTGGCTTTGCCGCTGGCGCTGGCTTTTGTGCTGGCTGGTATTGCAGCAACTTCCAGGCTTGTGCTGCATGCACATACAACGGCTGAAGTATATGCAGGGTTCATTGTAGGCATCCTGTCCCAGGTGATCGCCTATTCCATTGTGGGATAAAAAATAATCTTTTTTTACTACGCACATTCTCTGCGCAAGCGGGCAGCACCTTTGTATTGTCCATTGCGTGTTACCCCATTTGAAACAAACACCGGATGCTATTAAACTTAGTATTAAGCAAGAAATGCTAAATTTTTTAGGACAATTCGAAAATTAAATTATAACTTGCACTACCATTAAATTTGTAACAAATACTTACTAATTATGTCAAACACCAATACTGACAAACTGAAAGCGCTCCGTCTTACAATGGACAAGATCGACAAGGATTTTGGAAAAGGAGCTGTAATGATGATGGGTGAAAAGACAGAGGCACCCATGGAGGTTATCTCTACCGGTTCCCTGGGCCTGGATATTGCCCTGGGTGTTGGTGGATTGCCTAAAGGCCGTGTAGTAGAGATCTACGGGCCAGAGTCTTCCGGTAAAACTACTATAGCTATACATACTATTGCAGAAGCGCAGAAGAAAGGCGGTATCTGTGCCATCATAGATGCGGAACATGCCTTTGACAGCAGTTATGCACGCAGACTGGGGGTGGATGTGGATTCGCTCCTGATCTCCCAGCCTGACCATGGTGAACAGGCCCTGGAAATTGCAGACCGCCTGATCCTTTCCGGCGCTGTGGATGTGGTGGTTATTGACTCTGTGGCTGCACTGGTTCCGAAATCGGAGCTGGAAGGAGAAATGGGAGAGAGCAAAATGGGTCTGCAAGCCCGTTTGATGTCCCAGGCCCTCCGGAAACTTACTGCCACGATCTCTAAAACCAACTGCTGCTGTATTTTCATCAACCAGTTGCGTGAAAAGATCGGTGTGATGTTCGGTAACCCTGAAACAACCACCGGTGGTAATGCCCTGAAGTTCTATGCTTCCATCAGGCTGGATATCCGCAGAATGAGCCAGATCAAAGATGGCGATGAAGCTGTAGGTAACCGCGTGAAAGTGAAAGTGGTGAAGAATAAAGTAGCGCCGCCTTTCCGTATGGCAGAGTTTGATATTATCTATGGACAAGGTATCTCCAAATCCGGAGAGCTGATCGATATGGGTGTTGAGTTTGGTATCATTCAGAAAAGCGGTAGCTGGTTCAGCTACGAAGGCAACAAACTGGGTCAGGGCCGTGATGCCGTGAAGCAGTTGCTGCTGGATAATCCTGAAGTGTCTGTTGAAATTGAGGCGAAGATCAAGGCGAAGTTAGCCGAGCAGGCTGCAACGGCATAGGAGATCCTGAAATTTTAAGATCACAATTAATGGCATAGCCATTTGTATAAAGAGTTTATTAAACGTTTTTAGATTAAAAACGTTTGTTTGGGTTAGTAAAGTAAAAGGTCCGTTTTCTAGCGGACCTTTTTGTTTTTTTGGGAGGAGGAGGGTTGAGGGAAAGCGGTTGTGTTTTTATGAAGAAGGGTTGAGAGAGAGCCGCTGTTTTTTAATGAATGGGTCTTTCTGAAGCCGGCCTGTGTTTTAGACTGGAGCATAGCAAGACCTTTTTGTTTTTAGAAAAACGAGCAGCCTTTTGTATTTTAAGAATGTCATCTGCCTTTTTTGAAACAACCCCCTTTTGTGTACAAAAAACATCCTTTTGCGTATACAAAACAAAAAGCCCGTCACTCCTGCAAACATTCCAAAATGTACCGTTCCAGCAACCGGGCATTCTCAATAGCATCTCCATGAAAAGTGTTATTAAAGAATACCCATATTGAATGCCCTTCACTCATCCAGTGCGCACATTTTTTCGCATAAGATAACATCGTAGCATCGTCATAACGGGAGGCATATAATTTCCCCGGCCCATGAAATCGCAGGTATACATCATGAGCCGTTATGAGCTCATGATAAGGAAAAGGCATCGCGGATTGCGCGATCACCAATGAGATATCATACTGTTGCAGCAATTCTACACTTTGGGGCTGCAACCAACTTTCGTGACGCACCTCCAATGCAAAAGAGTATTCCCTGTAAACGGAAACCAGCAGGTCAAAAAATGGTGCAGCCACTTCCCGGTTAAAAGTAACCTGTGCCGGCAGTTGAATTAAAATGGGACCTAACTTATCTTTTATGGGATCAAAAATGGTGAAAAACAACCGGAGACTATCCGCGGCATCGTGGAGTTTTTGATAGTGGCTGACATAACGGCTCATTTTAGGGCAGAACCGGAAATCATCCGGGACAGCCAGCGCCCAGTTTAAAACCGTTTGCGCTTTAGGCAGATGATAAAAGCTGGAATTGATCTCCACACATTTGAACAACTCCCGGCTATAAAAATACAGCCATTGCACGGACTTCAACTTTTCAGGATAGTATAAGCCCTTCCATTCTTTATAACTCCAACCGGAAGTTCCGATATGCAAATGCATGGCTTTTTTACTTCTGAAGAGATCAATATTGGTACCATACCCACTAAACGCAAATTATTGCACCCGGCACTTCCGGAAAAGTACCACTACATTACCTCTCATTCCCCAAAATTCAGCGCTGAGCCATAGGATTTTACTATGAAGGTTTGTAGTTTTCGTTTCCTTAATTCCACTATTATGAGACAGCGCTGCAGGGCATTTATAATGCTATTCTTGTTGGTGATCACTTATACAAGTGTAAATGCCCGGTTTTTCATCGCTAATGGTTTTGCCCAGGCGCCGAAATTCAAAGCCCTTGTGCTCACAGAACGCGGCGGCGGGCATGAAGGCTTTGTAGCAGCAGCTTTGGAGTGGCTGAACAATTATGCGAAAGAGCAGCAATTTGAGATCACTGTGATCAACCGTGCTGATTCTATCAATGAAGCTTATTTGTCTCAATACAAAGTATTCATACAACTGAATTTCCCTCCTTACACCTGGAGTAAAGAAGCGGAGGCTGCTTTCATCAAATATATAGAAGAAGGCCGTGGCGGATGGGTTGGTTTTCACCATGCTACTTTGCTGGGGGAATTTGATGGGTATAAGATGTGGGATTGGTTTTCACAGTTCATGGGCGGCATCCGCTTCAAGAATTATATCGCGAAACGGGCTTCGGCTACCGTGCATGTGGAGGATAAAAACCACCCTGTGATGCAAGGCCTGCCAGCATCTTTTTCTATCCCGGATGATGAATGGTATACGTTTGATAAAAACCCCAGACCAAATGTAAAGGTATTGGCGAATGTGGATGAAAACAGTTACCAGCCTCCGTCTGACATCAAAATGGGGGATCATCCCGTGATCTGGATGAATGAAAAGATGAAAGCACGGAATGTATATTTTTTAATGGGGCATCATGCTAACCTGCTGGGATCGGCTGAGTTCAAAAAGATGTTTGGCAATGCCATTTTATGGGCGGCTGGTACTACTAAATAAACGATCACATTGAACGCTGATTTTGATAATTACCAGGAATACAACTAAGCGATGGGCGCCAGTGCATCCCTTTTTAATGCACATGATATATGAGCCTTGCGCTATAACCAAGGAATCCGGGCACAAAAGCATCAAAGTTCTTTTCTTTCACGATCATAAATCCGGGACGGATGCCCATTGCTATACCTAAAGGCCGCCGCAGCCCTCCGGGGCGGAACATTACACCCATCGGGAACAACACTGAAATATCTCTCCGTTGCCCGGCGTCATGACGGTATTTTTCTACAGCCACTTCTTTATAATTTTCCCTGCGGGCCTTTTTTTCCACAACATAGTCTGCAATGGAATAAGCAAGGGTACCACCCAAGCCGGCATAGATGGATATGCGGTCTCGGGAGAATCCTTTTTTAAAGAGGAATTCGGTGTATAATGCAATTGCATGATTGTTACGGCGAAAGTTAACCTCGTGGATGGTGTCCTGAACAGAGGTGAAAGATGGCCTGGTACTCCAGCGCTCCTGGTGATTTGATGCGTAATCGTATTCAATACCTATACTCCATTCTTTTTGCAGGCCCCATAATATTTTTTTGTCGCTGGGGAATTCCCAGGTAGTGAGCAGGGCAACCTGTATGTGTCCCATACTTCCCTGGAAAAGGCCACGGCCGAATTCCCTTTCAAGGGTATCGAGGCCATTCTTTGGGAAGTTTTGCGCATCCTTTACCAGTTTGCGGACGTCCGCTAAGGTGGTGTCTTGCCGCTGTATCTGCGCACCAAGTGAAGGGCCGAACTGGAGGCTTTTTAACCGGATCCTTTGAGCACTGGCAATATCAGATACCAGGCAAAGGCAAATGAACAGAAGTAGGGATAGGCGCATAGATGAGGTTGTTGTTGGTGAAACGGGGAGGACTGGAGGAATGTTACAGGGAGGATGGGTATACCCTGAGAGAAGGCATTTCCTATCTTGAGCCTATGTCAAGCCTATGTGAAGTATGGGTTTGCCCTGGAAAGAGAGAAGCCGTTCTATGGTTTGGGCAACCAGCGAACGGCTTCTTTTCAGTGTCTTCGGGTATTTATTCCCCCTTTTCTACAATCTTATTTTCCTCTGATATAAGGGCTTCCCACAAAATATCTTTCAATTCCTGCAAGCCCGTTTGCGTAACGGCGGAAATGAACACATGCGGTACATCCTTTGGCAGTTCAGCAGATATCGCGGTTTTCAATTCATCGTCCAGCATATCGCTTTTGCTGATGGCAATGATGAATTGTTTATCCAGCAGTTCGGGATTGAACTGTTCCAGTTCGTTCTTCAGGATGGCAAACTCTTTTCCATGATCTTCGCTATCGGCGGGGATCACAAAGAGCAGCACGGCATTCCGTTCAATGTGACGGAGGAAGCGGTGCCCTAAACCTTTGCCTTCATGCGCGCCTTCAATGATCCCGGGAAGGTCCGCCATACAGAACGACTTGTCATCCCGGTACTCCACCATGCCCAGTTGTGGGGTGAGGGTGGTAAAGGCGTAGTTGGCAATTTTGGGTGTAGCTGCCGTGATGGAAGAAAGCAGGGTGGATTTACCGGCGTTGGGGAAACCAACGAGCCCTACATCCGCCAGCACTTTCAGCTCCAGGAGCTTCCAGCCTTCCTGGCCTGGTTCTCCGGGTTGTGCATGTTCAGGTGCCTGGTTGGTGGCGGTTTTGAAATACGCATTTCCCCGTCCGCCTTGCCCACCGGGCATAAAGATCACTTCTTCCCCGTCATGCAGGATCTCCGCATCTACTTCCCCGGTTTCTTCGTCCCGCACAATGGTACCCAGGGGTACTTCAATCACAATATCCTTACCCATGGCGCCGGTACAGTTGTCTCCACTGCCGTTTTCGCCATTTTCGGCTTTTACGTTCTTGTACCAGCGTAAATGCAGGAGGGTCCAGAGCTGGGCGTTGCCTCTCAGAATGAGGTGTCCGCCGCGGCCGCCGTCTCCACCATCCGGGCCTGCCATGGCTTTGAACTTGGTACGCATGAAGTGTCTGCTCCCTGCGCCACCATGGCCCGACTTACAAAATACCCGTATAAAATCAACAAAATTCTCCATAATCAAAATCTCCCATTATCCCGTTTAAACCGGGGATAGGCTATAAAAACAAACGCAAAGATCGTAAAGTTTGGCCTTACATGATCTTTGCGTTCTAATATCGCTGTAAATGAGGCGGGAAATTATGCCCTTACGCTCACTAGTTCGTCTATTTCCTTGCTCAGGAGTTCGAAGGTGGCTTCCACGGTGCCATCGCCTTTGATCTTTCTGAACTTGCCGAATTTGGCATAGTGGTCAGCCACAGGAGCAGTTTTGTTATGATACTCCACGATGCGGTTCTTCACAATGCTTTCAGAAGCATCATCGCTGCGGCCGGAGGTAAGACCACGTTCAAGCAGACGGCGGATCAGCTCATCTTCAGGAACTTCCAGGCTCAATACGGTGTGAATAGCCGTTTTCTTTAGGGCCAGCAGTTTGTCCAGCGCCTCTGCCTGAGCGGTAGTGCGTGGAAAGCCGTCAAAGATAAAACCGGCAGCTTCCGGGTTGGCATCCAGTTTAGAACTGATCATACCGATCACTACTTCATCCGGAACCAGTAAACCCTGATCCATGAATTTCTGTGCTTCCAGGCCCAAAGGCGTTTTGCCCCCGATCTCAGAACGGAGCAAGTCACCGGTTGACAGGTGGATCAGACCGTATTTTTCAATGATGTTGGCACTCTGGGTTCCTTTCCCACTACCGGGAGGGCCAAATAAAATCAGATTGACCATGTTGTTGTTAATATTCATTTGGCGAGCCTGCGCCTGCCATTTTTTAAAACGTGTTACAGTTTTCAGTGATCCTGGCCTAAGCTCTTACAAGTTGTAAGCTAAAAAGGTTTAACGGAATTACCGAAAGGCATAGTGTGCAAATATAGCAAACAATTGAATGTATTGGTAATTAAAATTAAGATTGCTGAAATACTGTAAAAGAATAATGAAAATTAATAAATATAATTCAAGGAATAATGGGAAACGATAGACAAATGATAAAAACGCCCTATCGACTATAATACCGAACTATATTTATATGCTATTTCCCCGTAATGTGTTGGCCTTCCAGACTTTAGATGCGGTTGGGGCGCAGAAGAGCGGGGTAAATTTTGTATGTTTATAAAATGATGAAGCATTTTTTGGTATTGGGGCTCACCGGGTTATTGTTAACCGCTAACGGGCAACCGGGAACAGGTTCTCAGGAAAAGCAACAACACAAAGCAAAGAAAACGGAAAAGGTTAAACAGGGACCAACGCCCGCAGACCGATGGGTGGATAGTGTATTCAATTCTCTTTCTCATGAAGAGCGTATTGCCCAACTCATCATGATACGGATGCATTCCAACCTGGGTGCGGACCATATTGCAGCAGTAACAGCTGATATCAGGAATAATAAGATAGGCGGGCTCGTTACTTTCCAGGGAGGTCCGGTCCGCCAGGCAGAACTGGTGAACAGGTACCAGGCCATCAGTAAAGTTCCTTTGCTGGTTGCAGTGGATGGTGAATGGGGACTGGGTATGCGGTTTGTGGACAGTGTGATCTCTTTCCCCCGAAACCTGATGTTAGGCGCTGTGCAGGATACCAACCTCATCTATGCTGTTGGAAAAGCGATCGGTGAACAATGTAAACGTATGGGCATCCAATACAACTTTGCTCCTGTACTGGATGTAAATAATAATCCCAACAACCCGGTGATCAATGACCGGTCTTTCGGAGAAGATAAATACCGCGTTGCAGCACATGGTGTTGCTATGATCAGGGGTATGCAGGGTGCGGGTATCATGGCCTGTGCCAAACACTTTCCCGGACATGGTGATACGGATGTGGATTCTCACTACGACCTTCCTTCTATTAATAAAACCATCGCACAACTGGATTCGCTGGAATTATATCCTTTCCGCAGAGCCATAGAAGCGGGTGTGGGTTCTATCATGATCGCACACCTGTATATTCCGGCGATTGATAACAAAGCCAACACGCCTACTTCCATTTCCTATAAAACAGTGACCAACCTGTTGCAGAAAGACCTGGGCTTTGATGGTCTGATTGTTACGGACGCACTGGAAATGAAAGGCATCTCCAAGTATTACACCAACGGGCAGGAGTCTTTACAGTCCTTACTGGCGGGCAACGACCTGATGGAATTGCCTTCTACTTCAAAAGGCAGTATTACGGCGATTGCACAATCCATCAAAAAAGGAAAAGTATCCAGAGAAGAAGTATACCGCCGCGTGAAAAAAGTTTTGCGTGCGAAATATGATCTGGGCCTTGCACAACTGCAAACCATCGATGCCAATAATATCACCAATGATCTCAATGCTGCAGTGTTACCTTTAAAGAAAAAGATTTCCGAAGAGGCCATCACTTTATTGCGTAACGATAATCACCTGTTGCCACTTTCAGATACGGCCATTTCTCAAAAGCTGGCCGTAGTGGCTGTTGGCGTGGATGGCGGTAACAATACTTTTGTGGAGGCGGTAAAACAATACCGGCCGGATGCAGATGCCTATGTGTTTTCTTCCCGCCAGTCTGAAGAGCAGATCTCTTCTATGATAAAACGTCTGAAAGCAGATTACCAGTCAGTGATCATTGCGGTACAGAATTACAGCCGCCGCCCTGCCAATGATTTTGGGATCAGCCGTGCGGAAAAAGCTTTCATCAACCAACTGTCTGAAGAAATGCCTGCGGTGACCATTGCATTTGGTAATCCTTATGCGATCCGCTTTTTCTGTGATGCACCTACTGTGATTGCTGCGTATGAAGATGACAGTCTTACACATAAAGCTACCGCCCAGGTGCTCTTTGGCAAAATGGAACCGAAAGGAAAACTGCCGGTAACGGTTTGTAATAATTTCCATTATGGCACGGGCATCACTTCCATTATACCTCCTCCTCCGCCGCCACCATTGCTGGAAACAGCAGCACCTGAAACGGTTGGTATGAATGGTCAGATACTGGAAAGGATCGATTCACTGGCCAGGGATATGATCATGAAAGGCGCTGCGCCCGGCTGCCAGGTGTTGGCATTGAAGGATGGGAAAATGGTGTACAACAAGAACTTCGGTTATTATGACTATAGTCAGAAGGAAGCGGTTACCTCCAAATCAGTATACGACCTTGCTTCCGTTACAAAAATATGTGCCACCACTTTATCTGTGATGCGCCTGTATGATGAAGGGAAATTAAACCTGGACAGTACACTGGGAACTTACCTTACCTGGGTAAGAGGCAGTAATAAAGAACACCTGCGCCTGCGGGATGTTTTGCTGCACCAGGCAGGACTTGTATCTTATATCCCCTTTTATAAGGAAACGATCTATGAGAACGGATGGCCTGATACCATGATCTACAAAGCTTACCAGGATTCGCTGCATACTTTGCGGGTAGCGGAAGGGTTGTATATGACACCGCAGTATACAGATACCATCTACCGCAGGATCCTGGACAGCAAACTGATCCCTGCAGGAAGACAATACATCTACAGCGATAATGATTTTATTTTCCTGGGTAAGATCGTGGAAGCGATCACGGGGAAAAGGTTAGATAATTATGTACGGGAAACATTCTATGAGCCTCTGGGACTGATGACCACAGGTTTTGAGCCACGTAGCCGTTTGCCCATATCACAACTGGTGCCTACAGAATTTGAGAATTTTTTTCGGGTACAGTGGATAAGGGGAGATGTACATGATCCGGGTGCAGCCATGTTTGGTGGTGTGGCCGGGCATGCAGGGCTTTTTTCCAATGCTACAGACCTGGCTGTATTGCTGCAGATGTTATTAAATGGCGGCAGCTTTAACGGCAAAGCCTATATTAAACCGGAAACCATACAGTATTTTTCTGCTTATCATTCTGAGATCAGCCGCCGCGGGCTGGGCTTTGATAAACCGGAAAAGGATAACGCCACCAGGCATGAGGCTTATCCCTGCAAAAGTGCGTCTGCTGCAACATTCGGCCATACGGGATTTACCGGTACCTGTGTATGGATAGATCCGCAATCTAAACTGGTGTTTGTTTTTCTGAGCAACAGGGTTTGCCCGAATGGAGGGTCCAACAACAAGATATCTTCGCTAAGCGTACGGGCTAATATCATGGAAACGCTCTACCAGGCAATGTTATAAAATATAAAAGGCTGTATCTCAACAGATACAGCCTTTCTTTTCGGGGTTAAAAATATTTACTTACTCAACAGATACAACTCTGTTTACCATGAGCTGTGTTTTAATGTCTACAGCTTTCTCCAGCTTGTTCTTGCCGTTACGGATCTCAAAAGTATATGCTCCGTCTTCCAGCTTTTCCAAATTATAACGGGCAACAAACTTTGGTGAAGTAACGTCCAGCGCTTCTTTGTGCAAGGTGTTATTATTAGCGTCTTTAATGAACAAGGTTAATTTCTCGCCAGTAGGGTTTTCGATCTGCACCAGGAAACGGAGCTGCTCAGCGCCTTCCTGTTGAATATCGATCTTGCAGCCTTTTCTGGCCATTTCATTCTTTTCAGGTGCAACCCTTGCGGTTTTGTTTGAGCCCGGGTTATTAGCATATGCATAAGCTGTTTCACTTTGTGCAGATGCCTGCATGCTGAGTCCTAAAACAATGGCAACTAAGGTTAAAATGTGTTTTGGTGTGCAAACAAAACTGTGTTTCATGATGGTTAATTGTTTAAAAGTTAACTTGTACGTTCGGTTTTATGTACTAGCTAATACTTTGGTACCTTTCTTTTTTCACCACAAATTTCAGATGCTGGCGTTATCGGAACATTAAGGGGTAGTTAAGTAAATGTGAGCAGATCGTTGCCTTAATGTTATGAACCTGTCTTTTACTTCATTCGTGGACGATAGCTTAAGCTTGTTGTCTTTTGGTGGTTAATTAGTTGTTAATCGGGAGACGAATGTACGACTTATGCACATACAATACACAAAATCCATTAGATTTTTTTTAAATAACAATGCGTATCCTGTACACTAAGTTTGCCTGTAGCCAAACTCCGGCTACAGGCAAACCTGTTGGAGGTTTTAGTATTTTGGGTTTTGAACCATTTTACTGTTCCGGCGGATCTCCTCGGCCATAATTGGGAGGAAATAGTGCTTCTCAGAGAACTTCCTGATCTCTACCCCATTTGTTAACACATTGTAATTATAGAGGAGCGTATCCGGGTTCAGTTTGCCATAAATTTCTATAGCTTTAGCAGGACCACTGAATACGGTTTCTGCAATTAACCATCTGCGTGCATCAAAATAACGGTGCTCTTCATAGGCTAATTCATACCGTCTTTCATAACGATACATCTTTAGCAAAGCATCTCCGGATACACTGGGATCCAGTGCAGGCATACCTCCGCGTGTACGTATTTCATTGATGGCATCTCTTGCCGGTGCTTCCTGGTTTAGCCCCAGGCAGGCTTCTGCAAAGTTCAGTTTGATCTCTGCGTAACGGAAGAATGGCCATGACTGGTCTCCCCGGAAGAATTGTGCATCCAGGTTAATATCCATGAACTTACGGATGTAATAACCGGTGTAGGTACCATTCCAGTTTTCTACGGGGCTTTGGCGGGTATCCAATCCATTCACCACTTCAATGGAGCCGTCTGCTCTTTTCCTTTCATAACGGGCTGTTTGAATAACACCTACCGGATCATTGGCCACAGCGTCTGTTGGTCTTTTTTTCCAGGGAGCACCATTATAAAGGATGGTGGCATAGAACCTGGGATCACGGCCTACATAAGGTTTTGCGGCCATGGCTGGATTGCTCCAGTTGAAGTCCGTACCATCTGCCATTTGATATCCTTCCACAAAATTTTCCAGCGGCACATTGCCTCCCCAGTTGTGATAACCATTGGGTCCATTGTACAGATCATGGGAAGTGCCCAGCTGTTGTTTGTTAAAGTATTTGCAGAAGATGATCTCCGGGTTATCCTTATCCAGGAATACCCGGGTGTAATTCTCTACAGCAGAGCCTGTGGGCTTATAAATAGAAAACTTAGCCGTAAGGATGAGTGCATTGGCGGCATCTTTGGCTAATTGCCAACGGGCGGCCCTGTCTCCCCCTACATATCCTAATTCAGGTCTTGTGTTGCCGGGTTTATTAAAGAGGTCGCTGGCAGCATATAACAGGATCCTTGATTTAAGCGCCATGGCAGCGAATTTGGTAGCCCTGCCTTTATTATCCCTGTCGTGTGTTTCCGGCAATACGGCAATGGCACTGTCGCATTCAGCTACTACGTATTTTACGCATTCATCAAAACTATTGCGGGTGAGCAGCATGGCTTCGCCATCTGTGAGTTTGAAGATCTGTGTTACCAAAGGCACCCCACCCCAGTATTTGATGAGCATGTGATAAAAATAGGCACGCATAAAATGTACTTCCCCC
This DNA window, taken from Chitinophaga niabensis, encodes the following:
- the recA gene encoding recombinase RecA; its protein translation is MSNTNTDKLKALRLTMDKIDKDFGKGAVMMMGEKTEAPMEVISTGSLGLDIALGVGGLPKGRVVEIYGPESSGKTTIAIHTIAEAQKKGGICAIIDAEHAFDSSYARRLGVDVDSLLISQPDHGEQALEIADRLILSGAVDVVVIDSVAALVPKSELEGEMGESKMGLQARLMSQALRKLTATISKTNCCCIFINQLREKIGVMFGNPETTTGGNALKFYASIRLDIRRMSQIKDGDEAVGNRVKVKVVKNKVAPPFRMAEFDIIYGQGISKSGELIDMGVEFGIIQKSGSWFSYEGNKLGQGRDAVKQLLLDNPEVSVEIEAKIKAKLAEQAATA
- a CDS encoding DUF72 domain-containing protein; the protein is MHLHIGTSGWSYKEWKGLYYPEKLKSVQWLYFYSRELFKCVEINSSFYHLPKAQTVLNWALAVPDDFRFCPKMSRYVSHYQKLHDAADSLRLFFTIFDPIKDKLGPILIQLPAQVTFNREVAAPFFDLLVSVYREYSFALEVRHESWLQPQSVELLQQYDISLVIAQSAMPFPYHELITAHDVYLRFHGPGKLYASRYDDATMLSYAKKCAHWMSEGHSIWVFFNNTFHGDAIENARLLERYILECLQE
- a CDS encoding ThuA domain-containing protein; translation: MRQRCRAFIMLFLLVITYTSVNARFFIANGFAQAPKFKALVLTERGGGHEGFVAAALEWLNNYAKEQQFEITVINRADSINEAYLSQYKVFIQLNFPPYTWSKEAEAAFIKYIEEGRGGWVGFHHATLLGEFDGYKMWDWFSQFMGGIRFKNYIAKRASATVHVEDKNHPVMQGLPASFSIPDDEWYTFDKNPRPNVKVLANVDENSYQPPSDIKMGDHPVIWMNEKMKARNVYFLMGHHANLLGSAEFKKMFGNAILWAAGTTK
- the obgE gene encoding GTPase ObgE, whose protein sequence is MENFVDFIRVFCKSGHGGAGSRHFMRTKFKAMAGPDGGDGGRGGHLILRGNAQLWTLLHLRWYKNVKAENGENGSGDNCTGAMGKDIVIEVPLGTIVRDEETGEVDAEILHDGEEVIFMPGGQGGRGNAYFKTATNQAPEHAQPGEPGQEGWKLLELKVLADVGLVGFPNAGKSTLLSSITAATPKIANYAFTTLTPQLGMVEYRDDKSFCMADLPGIIEGAHEGKGLGHRFLRHIERNAVLLFVIPADSEDHGKEFAILKNELEQFNPELLDKQFIIAISKSDMLDDELKTAISAELPKDVPHVFISAVTQTGLQELKDILWEALISEENKIVEKGE
- a CDS encoding adenylate kinase; protein product: MVNLILFGPPGSGKGTQSANIIEKYGLIHLSTGDLLRSEIGGKTPLGLEAQKFMDQGLLVPDEVVIGMISSKLDANPEAAGFIFDGFPRTTAQAEALDKLLALKKTAIHTVLSLEVPEDELIRRLLERGLTSGRSDDASESIVKNRIVEYHNKTAPVADHYAKFGKFRKIKGDGTVEATFELLSKEIDELVSVRA
- a CDS encoding glycoside hydrolase family 3 N-terminal domain-containing protein; the protein is MKHFLVLGLTGLLLTANGQPGTGSQEKQQHKAKKTEKVKQGPTPADRWVDSVFNSLSHEERIAQLIMIRMHSNLGADHIAAVTADIRNNKIGGLVTFQGGPVRQAELVNRYQAISKVPLLVAVDGEWGLGMRFVDSVISFPRNLMLGAVQDTNLIYAVGKAIGEQCKRMGIQYNFAPVLDVNNNPNNPVINDRSFGEDKYRVAAHGVAMIRGMQGAGIMACAKHFPGHGDTDVDSHYDLPSINKTIAQLDSLELYPFRRAIEAGVGSIMIAHLYIPAIDNKANTPTSISYKTVTNLLQKDLGFDGLIVTDALEMKGISKYYTNGQESLQSLLAGNDLMELPSTSKGSITAIAQSIKKGKVSREEVYRRVKKVLRAKYDLGLAQLQTIDANNITNDLNAAVLPLKKKISEEAITLLRNDNHLLPLSDTAISQKLAVVAVGVDGGNNTFVEAVKQYRPDADAYVFSSRQSEEQISSMIKRLKADYQSVIIAVQNYSRRPANDFGISRAEKAFINQLSEEMPAVTIAFGNPYAIRFFCDAPTVIAAYEDDSLTHKATAQVLFGKMEPKGKLPVTVCNNFHYGTGITSIIPPPPPPPLLETAAPETVGMNGQILERIDSLARDMIMKGAAPGCQVLALKDGKMVYNKNFGYYDYSQKEAVTSKSVYDLASVTKICATTLSVMRLYDEGKLNLDSTLGTYLTWVRGSNKEHLRLRDVLLHQAGLVSYIPFYKETIYENGWPDTMIYKAYQDSLHTLRVAEGLYMTPQYTDTIYRRILDSKLIPAGRQYIYSDNDFIFLGKIVEAITGKRLDNYVRETFYEPLGLMTTGFEPRSRLPISQLVPTEFENFFRVQWIRGDVHDPGAAMFGGVAGHAGLFSNATDLAVLLQMLLNGGSFNGKAYIKPETIQYFSAYHSEISRRGLGFDKPEKDNATRHEAYPCKSASAATFGHTGFTGTCVWIDPQSKLVFVFLSNRVCPNGGSNNKISSLSVRANIMETLYQAML
- a CDS encoding RagB/SusD family nutrient uptake outer membrane protein, which encodes MKNIILAILLIALATACNKDLLEKKPLTEYMEDAVWKDPNLVQAYVNDLYPKMRHGFNEVMLSSMTDESRFIHNYGATTSVTEAMSPEDLGALNLFGEWDKHYKAIRTCNIFFEMVGKTPFKSEAQRTRLKGEVHFMRAYFYHMLIKYWGGVPLVTQIFKLTDGEAMLLTRNSFDECVKYVVAECDSAIAVLPETHDRDNKGRATKFAAMALKSRILLYAASDLFNKPGNTRPELGYVGGDRAARWQLAKDAANALILTAKFSIYKPTGSAVENYTRVFLDKDNPEIIFCKYFNKQQLGTSHDLYNGPNGYHNWGGNVPLENFVEGYQMADGTDFNWSNPAMAAKPYVGRDPRFYATILYNGAPWKKRPTDAVANDPVGVIQTARYERKRADGSIEVVNGLDTRQSPVENWNGTYTGYYIRKFMDINLDAQFFRGDQSWPFFRYAEIKLNFAEACLGLNQEAPARDAINEIRTRGGMPALDPSVSGDALLKMYRYERRYELAYEEHRYFDARRWLIAETVFSGPAKAIEIYGKLNPDTLLYNYNVLTNGVEIRKFSEKHYFLPIMAEEIRRNSKMVQNPKY